The stretch of DNA CTAGCACCCCGTTCTTTGTCGTTTCCCTATGAACATCTCGACGACTTCCCCATCCAAAACCATTAAGCAGCAAGTGCTGCGGATCATCAGCAAGCGTAAGGCTATCAAAGCCCGCCGCCTGCGTATCGGGAGCAACCTTAGCAATGAGCTGGGCTTCGACACGGTTGATGTAGT from Hymenobacter taeanensis encodes:
- a CDS encoding acyl carrier protein gives rise to the protein MNISTTSPSKTIKQQVLRIISKRKAIKARRLRIGSNLSNELGFDTVDVVDIILELERNFHIVIPDEVPLATVGDFVKYVASHAKAA